A single Caretta caretta isolate rCarCar2 chromosome 2, rCarCar1.hap1, whole genome shotgun sequence DNA region contains:
- the ASXL3 gene encoding putative Polycomb group protein ASXL3 isoform X1 translates to MMVNKTVPRVVLTPLKVSDEQSDSPSGSESKNGEADSSDKEMKHGQKSPTGKQTSQHLKRLKKSGLGHLKWTKAEDIDIETPGSILVNTNLRALINKHTFASLPQHFQQYLLLLLPEVDRQMGSDGVLRLSSSALNNEFFAYAAQGWKQRLAEGEFTPEMQLRIRQEIEKEKKTEPWKERFFERFYGEKLGMSIEESMKLTSGQNSDEDESSLLCGTSGIPGPSKQTTLEDHEEKSMKIPPLPERDFCQSLRNVEQVPVKDLMGESDSEDILVPDESVIQEEIAEEVETSICECQEENHKTENEFSEEPVSPAGTNEEVEAVPLADNSASCVVMNDVIDTLSHIEIKVELKSECPQEDMSVVIDQLEDCLSPAQSASSTNSVSDTAERDSESTKELSAPETQNSALEGSLFTDGGIAVDMELQSDPDEQLSENACISETSFSSESPEGPCIGIASPGGDTQSTSEEPCTPASHETACSSEAASSENIEPDSQQKTIEESLHTPLMSEISPVSTSPVTSEVSLTSNLPLTSEASPASNLPLTSETSPMSDLPLTSETSSVSSVLLASETSMATSLPFLSETSPISNSPQSERLILQQRKSPCLSEESLSPLKEETSTIPKASQEENLIVQEKLIQSTTETMKMGPLSNIPESSILEEPQSKNLTHQSCRSHTEIEKSYIASISELSSPEVIKIKNHHVQQRAEKKGVLSSLEIAVVSEGTVGKSTELLPVKPHDKVYTSSLEKTSFSEVCRSKSHKQQSSVQIRLESSHSSKLLEPTKSSEVRIENRDAEIPKRKTAEQHSFGICKEKRARIEDDQSNRNAPLMSPSEKEQPPREEPRVPPLKIQLSKIGPPFIIKSQPVSKPEPRVSPSTSVSSGRNTGARTLADIKARAQQARAQREAAAAAAVAAAASIVSGAMGSPCEGGKTRTLAHIKEQTKAKLFAKHQARAHLLQTSKEAKSQLSSKEGPSSIDTSTTPDTKIEVSTGVIIVNPNCRSPSNKSTHLRETNTLLQQSLNTAALPETATDISVHSSDENIPMPQLCEKIISSTSTENNNVPVLYSKNSVPVSVCSTAMSGAIQELPFASSIDKSSVLMSVDSTNTTISACNVNMLKSTQGVDTPCIAIVPKCIDNTIVPASIDSTVLSNSIDEKRLPVSSSSANNAVSSQYTTVPTSSIASNLPNHLPGSSVLIPPVGTTTRFSSDKIAITGCSEQSTVSINTTVRAALSCSDAATVVDSVARPPISMFTGNMVTVSSYDNTAKLSADNLEKSSGPRNRTDLSSKSQPVSFTQTAVNRSIPCKVIVDHTTTLNSSLSLAASIENAENSIDLQSRLVRAETALQNIACPQVSVISRPEIVSNESLEHSSSFITVTAKQEGKTLQTACTSLQEVPLTPQDKLIEVVAPSQGFVEQLRGPSAFKSEADAACVNQFNTNNRICWHDEEAMHTDQPVVSHLNPNKHKEYTEQNCLKNVKIEPSSYTQMSELQSRSLMTSITVPVKSETTESDKCFRMDTEDFTGSEMPRQTAEIAPSAQLTQTSKTSVTDSMEDSLSLTTETLKRVTSAGSSSCRLSSVEANNPLVTQLLQGNLPLEKVLPQPRSGAKLEINRLPLPLQTTSVCKTSASERSLVENPSSSPNPDGKGFTAGGLAPLQIRKRDNHPKKRMARTVGEHTQMKCELGKLSVDTDVKVAPCVIGSNTNQLGHGQPFKQEWLSKHAVQNRIAHSPEIKQQKRPLPSCSFQQNLFHIDKNGSFHAEASTSQRQHFYQMSMAARGPIPTATLLQTTSKVPSGCNAFAFSRHLEQKGLGEVNISAAAHQLRLGSVFSPHVQIKEGDDIASASQTLQNKALVHPPPPPPIPNTEVPSDQKQLTVTMETTKRLSWPQPASICSNIKSEPISFEEGLSSSCELGLKQASYDQKEVKEQLKTFALKNADFSSYLLSEPQKPFTQLTTQKIQTQHPQQQQQLCGNYPAIHFGSTSFKRAASAIEKSIGILGSGSNAATGLSNQNVPIPVQKFADSSNADELELKCSCRLKAMIVCKGCGAFCHDDCIGPSKLCVACLVVR, encoded by the exons ATGGGAAGTGATGGAGTTTTGCGCCTCAGTAGTTCCGCTCTAAataatgaattctttgcatatgCAGCACAAGGGTGGAAACAACGATTGGCAGAAG GAGAATTTACTCCAGAAATGCAGTTGCGCATCAGACAAGAgattgaaaaggaaaagaaaacagaaccTTGGAAGGAAAGGTTCTTTGAAAGGTTTTATGGTGAAAA GTTGGGAATGTCAATAGAAGAATCTATGAAGCTCACTTCAGGACAGAACAGTGATGAAGATGAGAGTAGTTTGCTGTGTGGAACTTCTGGTATACCTGGTCCTTCTAAACAAACAACTCTTGAGGACCATGaagagaaaagcatgaaaattcCACCCCTTCCTGAAAGAGATTTCTGTCAGTCTCTTCGTAATGTGGAACAGGTTCCAGTCAAGGATCTAATGGGGGAATCAGATTCAGAGGATATATTGGTACCTGACGAATCTGTAATTCAGGAAGAGATTGCTGAGGAGGTTGAGACAAGTATCTGTGAATGCCAAGAGGAGAACCATAAAACAGAAAATGAGTTTTCTGAGGAGCCAGTAAGCCCAGCTGGTACTAATGAAGAAGTAGAAGCAGTGCCACTTGCAGACAACTCAGCATCCTGTGTTGTGATGAATGATGTAATTGATACTTTGTCTCACATTGAAATTAAAGTGGAGTTGAAATCAGAATGTCCTCAGGAAGACATGTCAGTTGTGATTGATCAGCTGGAGGATTGCTTATCACCTGCACAATCTGCTTCATCAACAAACTCTGTCAGTGATACAGCAGAGAGGGATTCTGAGTCTACAAAAGAGCTAAGTGCTCCAGAAACACAAAACTCTGCTCTAGAAGGCTCATTGTTCACTGATGGAGGCATTGCTGTTGATATGGAGCTACAGAGTGACCCTGACGAACAGTTATCTGAAAATGCTTGTATTTCTGAAACTTCCTTTTCCTCTGAAAGCCCAGAGGGACCTTGTATCGGTATTGCCTCTCCAGGAGGTGACACACAGTCCACTTCAGAGGAACCCTGTACTCCAGCATCTCATGAAACAGCTTGTTCATCTGAGGCAGCCAGCAGTGAAAATATTGAACCTGATAGTCAGCAAAAGACCATTGAAGAAAGCCTGCACACACCTTTAATGTCAGAAATATCTCCAGTGTCCACTTCACCTGTAACCTCAGAAGTATCTCTGACATCAAACTTACCTTTGACATCAGAGGCATCACCAGCTTCTAATTTACCTTTAACATCAGAAACCTCTCCAATGTCTGATTTACCATTAACCTCAGAAACCTCTTCTGTGTCTTCTGTACTTCTAGCTTCTGAAACATCTATGGCAACCAGTTTACCTTTTCTGTCGGAAACCTCTCCAATTTCTAATTCCCCACAGAGTGAAAGACTTATTCTGCAACAAAGGAAATCACCATGTTTATCTGAAGAATCCCTCTCCCCTTTAAAAGAAGAAACTTCAACCATTCCTAAGgcatctcaagaggaaaatcttATTGTGCAAGAAAAACTGATTCAGAGTACAACTGAAACTATGAAAATGGGTCCGCTATCGAATATACCTGAAAGTTCAATATTGGAAGAGCCCCAAAGCAAAAATCTTACTCATCAATCGTGCAGATCACATACTGAAATTGAGAAATCTTACATTGCTTCCATTTCAGAACTTTCTTCTCCAGAAGTGATCAAAATTAAAAATCATCATGTTCAGCAAAGAGCGGAAAAGAAAGGTGTGCTCTCATCATTAGAGATTGCTGTTGTATCAGAAGGGACGGTGGGCAAAAGCACCGAACTCCTTCCAGTTAAACCACATGATAAAGTATATACCTCATCTCTAGAAAAGACTTCATTCTCAGAAGTGTGCAGAAGTAAGTCACACAAACAACAAAGCAGTGTACAGATCCGGCTGGAGAGTTCCCATTCGTCTAAGTTATTAGAACCCACAAAATCATCTGAAGTAAGAATTGAAAATAGAGATGCAGAGATCCCGAAGAGGAAGACTGCAGAGCAGCACAGTTTTGGAATCTGTAAAGAGAAGAGAGCTAGAATAGAAGACGATCAGTCTAATCGTAATGCTCCGTTGATGAGTCCATCTGAGAAAGAGCAGCCACCCAGAGAAGAGCCTCGAGTCCCACCCCTCAAG aTTCAACTTTCAAAAATTGGGCCACCTTTTATTATCAAGAGTCAGCCTGTTTCAAAACCAGAACCTAGGGTTTCCCCAAGTACATCAGTCAGCAGCGGGAGGAACACTGGGGCTAGAACTCTTGCAGATATCAAGGCAAGAGCTCAGCAAGCTAGAGCCCAGAGAGAggctgcagctgcagctgctgtggCAGCAGCTGCAAGCATAGTCTCTGGAGCAATGGGGAGTCCCTGTGAAGGTGGGAAGACAAGAACACTGGCACACATCAAGGAGCAAACAAAGGCCAAACTATTTGCTAAGCATCAAGCCAGAGCCCACTTACTTCAGACCAGTAAAGAAGCAAAGTCACAGCTCAGTTCAAAGGAAGGTCCTTCGTCCATAGACACCTCGACGACACCTGACACAAAGATTGAAGTTTCTACTGGTGTCATTATAGTTAATCCTAACTGCAGGTCTCCTAGTAACAAGTCTACTCACCTCCGTGAGACTAACACTTTACTGCAGCAGTCACTTAACACAGCTGCATTGCCAGAAACTGCTACGGACATATCCGTTCACAGTTCTGATGAAAACATACCTATGCCACAATTGTGTGAGAAAATTATCTCATCTACCTCCACTGAAAATAACAATGTGCCAGTGCTTTATAGTAAAAATTCAGTCCCTGTGTCTGTTTGCAGCACTGCTATGTCGGGAGCAATTCAAGAACTTCCCTTTGCAAGTTCTATTGATAAATCTTCTGTTTTAATGTCTGTTGACAGTACAAACACAACAATTTCGGCTTGTAATGTAAACATGCTGAAATCCACCCAAGGGGTCGATACTCCATGCATTGCCATTGTACCAAAATGTATTGATAACACTATTGTTCCAGCCTCAATAGACAGTACAGTCTTATCAAATTCAATTGATGAGAAAAGGTTGCCAGTATCAAGTAGCAGCGCAAATAATGCAGTCTCCAGTCAATATACCACTGTGCCAACTTCGTCCATTGCAAGTAATTTGCCAAATCATCTCCCAGGTAGTTCTGTACTGATTCCCCCAGTGGGGACTACTACTAGATTTTCTTCTGATAAGATAGCCATAACTGGATGCAGTGAGCAAAGTACTGTATCCATTAACACTACTGTTAGAGCAGCTTTAAGCTGCAGTGATGCGGCTACAGTAGTAGATTCTGTTGCAAGGCCACCAATTTCAATGTTTACTGGTAATATGGTGACAGTAAGTTCTTACGACAACACTGCTAAATTAAGTGCTGACAACTTGGAAAAAAGTTCTGGACCACGAAACCGAACAGATCTGTCCAGTAAATCTCAGCCAGTGAGCTTTACACAAACAGCCGTGAACAGGTCTATACCTTGTAAAGTCATTGTTGACCACACTACTACATTAAATTCCAGTTTGTCGCTGGCTGCTTCcattgaaaatgcagaaaacagcATAGATCTGCAGAGCAGACTTGTGAGGGCAGAAACTGCCTTACAAAATATAGCATGTCCTCAGGTGTCTGTAATAAGCAGGCCTGAAATAGTCAGTAATGAAAGCCTTGAGCACAGTTCCAGCTTCATAACTGTTACAGCAAAACAAGAGGGAAAAACCTTGCAGACAGCTTGTACAAGTCTTCAAGAAGTGCCTCTTACTCCTCAAGATAAATTAATTGAGGTTGTTGCCCCCAGTCAAGGTTTTGTAGAGCAGTTACGAGGTCCTTCAGCCTTTAAAAGTGAAGCAGATGCTGCCTGTGTCAATCAGTTTAACACTAATAACAGAATATGCTGGCATGATGAAGAGGCAATGCACACAGACCAGCCAGTGGTCAGCCATCTTAACCCAAATAAGCATAAAGAATATACAGagcaaaactgtttaaaaaatgtcaaaattgagCCTTCAAGTTACACGCAGATGTCAGAGTTGCAGTCAAGGAGTCTTATGACTAGCATCACTGTTCCTGTTAAATCAGAAACTACCGAATCTGACAAATGCTTTAGGATGGACACTGAAGATTTTACAGGATCTGAAATGCCTCGCCAGACTGCAGAAATAGCCCCGAGTGCACAGCTGACACAGACCTCCAAGACATCTGTTACAGACTCTATGGAGGACTCTTTGTCATTGACAACAGAAACCCTAAAAAGAGTTACAAGTGCTGGAAGCTCTAGCTGTCGTTTGTCATCAGTTGAGGCCAACAATCCTCTAGTGACACAGTTACTGCAAGGCAACCTGCCTTTGGAAAAGGTGCTGCCACAGCCCAGATCCGGAGCCAAACTAGAGATTAACAGGCTCCCCTTGCCTTTGCAAACTACCTCAGTGTGTAAAACATCAGCATCTGAGAGAAGTCTGGTTGAAAATCCTTCCAGCTCACCCAATCCAGATGGTAAAGGATTTACAGCAGGCGGCCTAGCCCCACTGCAAATCAGAAAGCGTGACAACCATCCAAAGAAGCGGATGGCCAGGACTGTGGGGGAGCACACTCAAATGAAATGTGAGCTTGGAAAGCTATCAGTGGACACAGATGTTAAAGTGGCTCCTTGTGTAATCGGTTCCAATACGAATCAACTAGGGCATGgtcagccatttaaacaagaGTGGCTGAGCAAACATGCTGTTCAGAACAGAATTGCTCACAGTCCAGAGATCAAGCAGCAGAAGAGGCCACTGCCTTCGTGCAGTTTCCAGCAGAACTTATTTCACATTGACAAAAATGGCAGTTTTCATGCAGAAGCTAGTACCTCACAGAGACAGCATTTTTACCAAATGTCCATGGCTGCAAGAGGCCCCATTCCTACGGCAACTTTGTTGCAAACTACTTCAAAAGTGCCATCTGGCTGCAATGCATTTGCTTTCAGTAGGCACCTGGAACAGAAGGGTTTGGGAGAGGTCAATATTTCTGCAGCAGCTCACCAGCTGAGGCTAGgaagtgttttttcccctcatgttCAAATTAAGGAAGGTGATGACATTGCTAGTGCCTCACAAACTCTCCAGAATAAAGCATTAgtgcaccctcctcctcctccccctattCCAAACACAGAAGTCCCATCTGATCAAAAGCAACTGACAGTTACTATGGAAACCACTAAAAGGCTTAGTTGGCCTCAGCCAGCAAGCATCTGTAGCAATATAAAATCTGAACCTATTTCTTTTGAGGAAGGTTTAAGCAGCAGCTGCGAACTGGGCCTAAAACAAGCTTCCTACGATCAGAAGGAAGTAAAAGAACAGTTAAAAACATTTGCATTAAAAAATGCAGATTTCTCTTCCTATTTACTTTCTGAGCCACAGAAGCCTTTTACCCAATTAACGACTCAGAAAATACAAACACAGcacccgcagcagcagcagcagctctgtggaAATTATCCAGCTATACACTTTGGTAGCACAAGCTTCAAAAGGGCAGCATCTGCGATTGAAAAATCTATTGGAATTTTGGGAAGTGGCTCAAACGCTGCTACAGGTCTGTCTAATCAGAACGTTCCGATTCCGGTTCAGAAATTTGCTGACAGCAGCAATGCAGATGAACTGGAACTGAAATGCTCTTGCAGGCTGAAAGCCATGATAGTGTGCAAAGGCTGTGGAGCCTTCTGCCATGATGACTGCATAGGCCCTTCAAAACTGTGTGTAGCTTGTTTGGTTGTACGGTAG